A genomic segment from Nodularia sphaerocarpa UHCC 0038 encodes:
- a CDS encoding NYN domain-containing protein, translated as MGSPMNRLSIFVDGNNMFYAQQKNGWFFDPRRVLDYFKHEQSDTTLINAFWYTGLKDPQDQRGFRDALISLGYTVRTKILKEYYDDSSGRYSQKANLDIEIVVDMFNTVDQYDRVVLFSGDGDFERAIELLRSKNTHITVVSTEGMIARELRNATDRYIDLNDIRDSIEKMEG; from the coding sequence ATGGGTTCCCCAATGAATCGTCTGTCTATTTTTGTAGACGGAAACAATATGTTCTATGCTCAACAAAAAAATGGTTGGTTTTTTGACCCAAGACGAGTCTTAGACTATTTCAAACACGAGCAGTCAGATACAACATTAATCAATGCTTTCTGGTACACTGGCTTGAAAGACCCGCAAGATCAGCGAGGTTTCAGAGATGCTCTGATTAGCTTAGGATATACGGTGAGAACTAAAATTCTTAAAGAATATTATGATGACTCATCCGGGCGCTATTCCCAAAAGGCTAATTTAGATATTGAAATTGTCGTTGATATGTTTAATACAGTAGATCAATATGACCGAGTAGTTTTATTCAGTGGCGATGGAGATTTTGAAAGGGCTATCGAACTATTACGCTCAAAAAATACGCATATTACTGTGGTATCGACTGAAGGGATGATAGCGAGAGAGTTACGTAATGCCACTGATAGATATATTGATTTAAACGATATCAGAGACAGTATAGAAAAAATGGAAGGTTAG